Part of the Spiroplasma turonicum genome, TTATCCACAAAAATATCTTTTATTTATTCTTTTATAAAGTTATTAACAACTATTTATCAACAATAAATTATAATTTTATTATCAAAATAAAGGAGGTTTACAATGAAAAACTCAGAAATCTGAAAAAAAACTAAAGAATGATTAATATCATCCGATCTTGTAGAACCTAATATTTATGATGAATATATTAAAGTTGCAAATCTCGAAGAGTTATGTGAAGAAGAAAAAGTTATAGTGGTTAAATCAGAACTATCAAAGTGATATTTAGAAAACTTAGCCGAACCTATAAAAAACAACATTTCTGATAATGTTGGAAAAGACATCAAGTTAACAGTTTTAACAAAAGAGGAATTCGAAAAAGAAAAAGAAATAAAATCGATAGTTTCTTTAAAAAAAGAACGATTATTAGTAAGTGGGTACACATTTGAAAATTTTATTACTGGATCTAGTAATATAAACGCGCTTAATGCCGCTAAATCAGTAATCGAAAATTTAGGCACAAAATGGAATCCTTTATTTATATACGGAGATTCTGGTCTTGGTAAAACTCACCTTCTAAAGGCTATTTCTAATGAGGTTTCTAAAGAAAATGTTGGCTTAAATATAAAATACTTTACTTCTTCAGATTTTAGAAAAAATATCCTGGACTCTTTAATGGATGGCTTCAAAGAGATTGAAATGACTAAAACTAAAATGAACGACATAGATGTCATCTTAATAGACGACATACAATTTCTGGCAAATAGTGGTAAAACTAATGAAATTTTCTTTAATATATTTAATTCATTTGTTGAAAATAATAAACAAATAGTCCTTTCATCAGATAAATTCCCGGAACAGCTTAATGGGTTCGACAAAAGAATGGTATCAAGGTTTTCTCAAGGTCT contains:
- the dnaA gene encoding chromosomal replication initiator protein DnaA, translated to MKNSEIWKKTKEWLISSDLVEPNIYDEYIKVANLEELCEEEKVIVVKSELSKWYLENLAEPIKNNISDNVGKDIKLTVLTKEEFEKEKEIKSIVSLKKERLLVSGYTFENFITGSSNINALNAAKSVIENLGTKWNPLFIYGDSGLGKTHLLKAISNEVSKENVGLNIKYFTSSDFRKNILDSLMDGFKEIEMTKTKMNDIDVILIDDIQFLANSGKTNEIFFNIFNSFVENNKQIVLSSDKFPEQLNGFDKRMVSRFSQGLSVKIEKLDNETSLNIIEYKCKIANINLSSESKKYISSFFGTDVRKIEGIINKIEFYFIQNKHKPGELIDVDYISKILEDYSFAPGGEITVQKIKDVVSQYYGVNIKSIDSSIRVQNVVKARHVAMYLTGELLKKNYSEIGLAFGGKDHTTVLNAFNKINKFLKEDKLFRSALKKIKKDIVS